One stretch of Streptomyces sp. A2-16 DNA includes these proteins:
- a CDS encoding lipopolysaccharide biosynthesis protein: MTSVTEDSPRRPSPLARAKALPPWSLIAAGVLAGGLLGGVYGLAQPPAYTATAYVVAVPTEKSDSASALGFAQAYGRVATQVAVLGDAQVWAGVPVRTLKSSVQTATSPDAPMVSITATSSRPDLAADMANAVSRALTRHANDTKSATNVELQQFARATKPTEPSSASPAVTGLVGASAGGLLGGLVLLARPRRSGADRDGGRPASVPAPAAAAEAHGQL, encoded by the coding sequence ATGACCTCCGTAACCGAAGACAGCCCCCGCCGCCCCTCCCCGCTGGCCCGCGCCAAGGCCCTTCCGCCCTGGTCCCTGATCGCGGCCGGCGTCCTCGCCGGCGGGCTGCTCGGCGGGGTGTACGGCCTGGCCCAGCCGCCCGCCTACACGGCCACGGCCTATGTCGTCGCCGTCCCGACCGAGAAGTCCGACTCGGCGTCCGCGCTCGGTTTCGCGCAGGCCTACGGCCGGGTCGCCACGCAGGTCGCGGTGCTCGGGGACGCCCAGGTGTGGGCCGGCGTGCCGGTTCGGACGCTCAAGTCCAGTGTGCAGACGGCGACGTCGCCGGACGCGCCGATGGTCTCGATCACGGCCACGTCCTCGCGCCCGGATCTGGCAGCCGACATGGCCAACGCGGTCTCGCGCGCCCTGACCCGACACGCGAACGACACCAAGAGCGCCACCAACGTCGAGCTCCAGCAGTTCGCCCGCGCCACCAAACCCACCGAGCCGTCCTCCGCCTCCCCCGCGGTGACGGGCCTGGTGGGGGCGAGCGCTGGCGGGCTGCTCGGCGGCCTTGTGCTGCTGGCCCGGCCGCGACGGTCCGGTGCGGACCGGGACGGGGGCCGTCCGGCGTCAGTGCCCGCGCCCGCCGCGGCCGCCGAAGCCCACGGCCAGCTGTGA
- a CDS encoding sugar transferase, producing MTAESTVPSPGGQPRGLRFSPVSVMAPRGTTTGFRFPLRRPPARPASPVPLLAADVFAALLGTCAILRHPLLVALLVAVSALLRPHLSRPVPGVLDELPTVCGRIAVAWLAVAALVAAHAPEHALSATTLATGFLIQSVVACTGRGIVHGRRRIARLTRPRAALVVGPARTAQRVAAAVQRHPQCGVRPVGVVADEPDGGDGLPVLTAGEEVERALIQNGVRDVLAVHPSVRSEQGPLLRALAESGCTVWEVDADSPSYETRHQLAGFSCRRLDLGVRRHGSVGKRLLDVAVSGTLLLLVSPLLLVCAVALRLIDGPGVVFRQERIGKDGKPFTLLKFRTHRPVDEHEAATRWSVANEIRMSWFCRFLRKTSLDELLQLWNVLRGDMSLVGPRPERPYFVAKFSQTYPGYAARHRMRTGITGLAQINGLRGDTSIEDRARFDNAYIDNWSLWQDICILLRTAAALVRPTGS from the coding sequence GTGACCGCGGAAAGTACCGTCCCCTCGCCCGGCGGGCAGCCACGGGGTCTGAGATTCTCGCCCGTCTCGGTCATGGCGCCGCGCGGCACCACCACCGGCTTCCGGTTCCCGCTGCGCCGTCCCCCGGCCCGGCCCGCCTCGCCGGTGCCGCTGCTCGCGGCCGACGTCTTCGCCGCCCTGCTGGGCACCTGCGCGATCCTGCGCCATCCGCTTCTCGTGGCGCTGCTGGTCGCCGTGTCGGCGCTGCTGCGCCCGCACCTGTCCCGGCCGGTGCCGGGCGTCCTGGACGAACTGCCCACCGTCTGCGGCCGGATCGCGGTGGCCTGGCTCGCCGTCGCGGCGCTCGTGGCGGCGCACGCGCCGGAACACGCGCTGAGCGCGACCACGCTCGCCACCGGCTTCCTGATCCAGTCGGTGGTGGCGTGCACCGGCCGCGGCATCGTGCACGGTCGGCGCCGCATCGCCCGGCTGACCCGCCCGCGCGCGGCACTCGTGGTCGGCCCGGCGCGCACCGCGCAGCGGGTGGCCGCCGCCGTGCAGCGCCATCCGCAGTGCGGGGTACGGCCGGTGGGCGTGGTGGCCGACGAGCCGGACGGCGGCGACGGTCTGCCGGTGCTGACCGCGGGCGAGGAGGTCGAGCGCGCCCTCATCCAGAACGGCGTACGGGACGTCCTGGCCGTCCATCCCTCCGTACGGTCCGAACAGGGGCCGCTGCTCAGGGCGCTCGCGGAGTCGGGCTGCACGGTGTGGGAGGTGGACGCGGACTCGCCGTCGTACGAGACGCGGCACCAGCTGGCCGGCTTCTCCTGCCGCCGCCTGGACCTGGGTGTACGGCGACACGGCAGCGTCGGCAAGCGGCTGCTGGACGTGGCCGTGTCCGGGACGCTGCTGCTGCTGGTCAGTCCGCTGCTGCTGGTGTGCGCGGTGGCGCTGCGGCTGATCGACGGGCCCGGAGTCGTGTTCCGCCAGGAGCGCATCGGCAAGGACGGCAAGCCGTTCACGCTGCTGAAGTTCCGCACCCACCGCCCGGTCGACGAGCACGAGGCCGCGACCCGTTGGAGCGTGGCGAACGAGATCCGGATGTCGTGGTTCTGCCGCTTCCTGCGCAAGACCTCGCTGGACGAGCTGCTCCAGCTGTGGAACGTCCTCAGGGGCGACATGAGCCTGGTCGGTCCGCGGCCCGAACGCCCCTACTTCGTGGCGAAGTTCAGCCAGACCTACCCCGGTTACGCGGCCCGGCACCGGATGCGGACCGGCATCACCGGTCTCGCCCAGATCAACGGGCTGCGCGGGGACACCTCCATCGAGGACCGGGCCCGCTTCGACAACGCCTACATCGACAACTGGTCGCTGTGGCAGGACATCTGCATCCTGCTGCGCACCGCGGCAGCGCTCGTGCGTCCGACGGGGAGCTGA
- a CDS encoding polysaccharide deacetylase family protein, with the protein MAAPIESTPWIAMYHSVGDRSDDPYRVTVTPDRLDGQLAWLRRRGLRGVSVSDLLAAPSRKGLVGLTFDDGYADFLDHALPALRSHGFGATLFVLPGLLGGDNAWDPLGPRKPLLSAGGIREAAEAGIEIGSHGLTHVDLTTADDVLLKSEVVESRAVLEELTGAPVEGFCYPYGSLDRRAVDTVRDAGYAYACAIDPGSIDSPLALPRVHIGQSDTAVRLFLKYRLHRLRRRPVEGI; encoded by the coding sequence ATGGCCGCACCCATTGAATCCACCCCGTGGATCGCGATGTACCACTCGGTGGGCGACCGCTCCGACGACCCCTACCGCGTCACCGTCACCCCCGACCGCCTCGACGGCCAGCTGGCCTGGCTGCGCCGCCGCGGGCTGCGCGGTGTCTCCGTGTCCGACCTCCTGGCCGCGCCCAGCCGCAAGGGCCTCGTCGGGCTCACCTTCGACGACGGCTACGCCGATTTCCTCGACCACGCCCTGCCCGCGCTGCGCAGCCACGGCTTCGGCGCCACCCTCTTCGTGCTGCCCGGTCTGCTCGGCGGCGACAACGCCTGGGATCCGCTGGGCCCGCGCAAGCCGCTGCTGAGCGCCGGCGGCATCCGCGAGGCGGCCGAGGCCGGCATCGAGATCGGCTCGCACGGGCTGACCCACGTGGACCTGACGACCGCGGACGACGTCCTGCTCAAGTCGGAGGTCGTCGAGAGCCGGGCGGTGCTGGAGGAGCTGACCGGCGCCCCCGTCGAGGGCTTCTGCTACCCGTACGGCAGTCTCGACCGACGCGCCGTCGACACCGTCCGGGACGCCGGGTACGCCTACGCCTGCGCCATCGACCCCGGCTCGATCGACAGCCCGCTCGCGCTCCCCCGCGTCCACATCGGGCAGAGCGACACCGCCGTACGCCTCTTTCTCAAGTACCGGCTGCACCGGCTGCGCCGCCGTCCGGTGGAGGGGATCTGA
- a CDS encoding glycosyltransferase, protein MHQSATDPRPRVLHLTQPVDGGVARVVTDLARAQLAAGLHVTVGCPGGPLAPALRALGADVRDWQATRSPGPALLQEVRGISRLIDAVRPDLVHAHSAKAGLAGRLAVRGRIPTVFQPHAWSFEAVGGLTAALALRWEREGARWAHRVVCVSEAERTTGVRAGISGRWSVIPNGIEPERFHPAAVGTVRAALLPEVDPAAPLVMCVGRLCRQKGQDLLLRAWEAILARVPGARLVLVGDGPDADALRTRAPGSVVFAGAVHDTAPWYQAADLVVLPSRWEGMALAPLEAMACGRPVVLTDVAGARESLPPGLAPRCLVPPGSPAALARAVSDLLLDPLLRESLGHQGRRHVLATHDVRHTAGAVADVYRELLGGDAGRLAPTEYRESIHS, encoded by the coding sequence ATGCACCAGTCAGCCACCGACCCTCGGCCACGGGTCCTGCACCTCACCCAGCCGGTGGACGGCGGGGTCGCCCGGGTGGTGACGGACCTGGCGCGAGCCCAGCTCGCGGCGGGTCTGCACGTCACGGTCGGCTGCCCGGGCGGCCCGCTCGCCCCCGCGCTCCGGGCGCTCGGCGCCGACGTGCGGGACTGGCAGGCGACGCGCTCCCCGGGCCCCGCGCTCCTTCAGGAGGTACGGGGGATCTCCCGGCTGATCGACGCGGTACGGCCCGATCTGGTCCACGCGCACAGCGCGAAGGCCGGACTCGCGGGCCGGCTCGCGGTGCGGGGGCGCATCCCGACCGTGTTCCAGCCGCACGCCTGGTCCTTCGAGGCGGTCGGCGGCCTCACCGCGGCACTCGCGCTGCGGTGGGAACGGGAGGGGGCGCGCTGGGCGCACCGGGTGGTGTGTGTCAGCGAGGCGGAGCGCACCACCGGCGTGCGCGCCGGGATCTCCGGCCGCTGGAGCGTGATCCCCAACGGCATCGAGCCCGAGCGCTTCCACCCCGCCGCCGTCGGCACCGTACGGGCGGCGCTGCTGCCCGAGGTCGATCCGGCCGCCCCGCTCGTGATGTGCGTGGGCCGGCTGTGCCGGCAGAAGGGCCAGGACCTGCTGCTGCGGGCCTGGGAGGCCATCCTGGCGCGGGTGCCGGGGGCGCGGCTGGTGCTGGTCGGTGACGGTCCTGACGCCGACGCCCTCAGGACCAGGGCACCCGGGTCCGTGGTGTTCGCGGGCGCCGTCCACGACACCGCGCCCTGGTACCAGGCCGCCGACCTGGTCGTCCTGCCCTCGCGCTGGGAGGGCATGGCGCTGGCGCCGCTGGAGGCGATGGCGTGCGGGCGGCCGGTCGTGCTGACGGATGTCGCGGGCGCCCGGGAGAGCCTGCCCCCGGGTCTCGCGCCGCGCTGCCTGGTACCGCCGGGCAGTCCGGCCGCCCTCGCGCGGGCCGTCTCCGATCTGCTGCTCGACCCGCTGCTGCGCGAGTCGCTCGGCCATCAGGGGCGGCGGCACGTGCTGGCCACGCACGACGTACGGCACACGGCCGGGGCGGTGGCGGACGTGTACCGCGAGCTCCTCGGCGGCGACGCAGGGCGCCTCGCGCCCACCGAGTACAGGGAGTCCATCCACTCGTGA
- a CDS encoding glycosyltransferase, with the protein MRALHVITGLGVGGAEQQLRLLLRHLPVDCEVVTLTNPGAVADGLVADGVRVTHLGMAGNRDLGALPRLVRHIRSGGYDLVHTHLYRACVYGRLAARLAGVRAIVATEHSLGDSQMEGRRLTEGVRGLYLASERLGRATVAVSPTVAARLRRWGVPEPRIEVVPNGIDLDRFRFDPARRLLTRQRLGLPETAYVIGGIGRLHPGKRFDVLIRALAQLPDICHLLLVGGGPEEYVLRRTAHEAGVADRVLFTGERPYDAGGSHGSDLPSLTSAMDLFASPSPEEAFGLAAVEALAAGLPVLYASCPAIEDLPSRASGAARQVPCDIDAFARAIAAARTRGCGPRTAPDAAHHYSITRSAAQLMDVYAAAVAAPSVSPSPQGASSP; encoded by the coding sequence GTGAGGGCCCTCCATGTCATCACCGGCCTCGGCGTCGGCGGTGCCGAGCAGCAACTGCGGCTGCTGCTCAGGCATCTCCCGGTCGACTGCGAGGTCGTGACGCTGACCAACCCGGGCGCGGTCGCCGACGGGCTGGTCGCCGACGGCGTACGGGTGACGCACCTCGGGATGGCCGGGAACCGGGACCTGGGCGCCCTGCCCCGGCTGGTCCGGCACATCAGGTCCGGCGGCTACGACCTGGTGCACACCCACCTCTACCGGGCCTGCGTCTACGGCCGTCTCGCCGCGCGTCTCGCGGGGGTCCGCGCGATCGTGGCCACCGAGCACTCCCTCGGCGACTCGCAGATGGAGGGCCGCAGGCTCACCGAGGGGGTGCGCGGGCTCTACCTGGCCAGCGAGCGCCTGGGCCGGGCCACGGTCGCCGTCTCCCCCACGGTCGCCGCCCGCCTGCGGCGCTGGGGTGTGCCGGAGCCCCGGATCGAGGTCGTCCCGAACGGGATCGACCTGGACCGGTTCCGCTTCGACCCGGCGCGACGGCTGCTCACCCGGCAGCGGCTCGGCCTGCCCGAGACGGCGTACGTCATCGGCGGCATCGGGCGCCTCCACCCGGGCAAGCGGTTCGACGTCCTGATCCGCGCCCTGGCCCAACTCCCCGACATCTGCCATCTGCTGCTGGTCGGCGGGGGTCCCGAGGAGTACGTCCTCCGGCGCACCGCGCACGAGGCGGGCGTCGCCGACCGGGTCCTGTTCACCGGTGAACGTCCCTACGACGCGGGCGGCTCCCACGGATCCGATCTGCCCTCCCTGACCTCCGCGATGGACCTGTTCGCCTCCCCCTCCCCCGAGGAGGCGTTCGGGCTCGCGGCCGTCGAGGCGCTGGCGGCCGGGCTGCCCGTGCTCTACGCGTCCTGCCCGGCGATCGAGGACCTCCCGTCGCGCGCGAGCGGCGCCGCCCGTCAAGTGCCGTGCGACATCGACGCGTTTGCCCGCGCCATCGCGGCCGCCCGCACCCGCGGCTGCGGCCCGCGCACCGCGCCCGACGCCGCCCACCACTACAGCATCACCCGCAGTGCCGCCCAGCTGATGGACGTGTACGCGGCCGCCGTGGCCGCCCCTTCCGTGTCCCCGTCACCCCAGGGAGCAAGTTCCCCATGA
- a CDS encoding lipid II flippase MurJ: MTAQAPPAPTGRTVRGVGSARPSAAGPAPSSVLAPVPPARSAETGPLAGQDTELAPVSRGFLAKATLVTAVLSIAGALLGLVRDQALARLFGAGSETDAFLVAWTVPEFASTLLIEDGLAFALIPAFSLALARRAQGAPGDPVRSLVASTLPRLSLAFVAVSALIVATAPYLVAALAPGLPDPALAVDCTRLTALCVLGFGFTGYCSAALRAHRRFLAPAAIYVAYNTGIITAMFVLGGHWGVRSAAIGVAVGSGLMVLIQLPSFVRQLCRKRVTRTEPVASTERAVTAALVATVLLFALCRQSQVLIERFLASTLPAGAISHLNYAQKVAQIPMTLSLMLCTVTFPVVARALADGDVERARNRVERDLALAACMVLLGAATVIACAPQIIELLFQRGAFTARDTAATADVMRVYALGLLGQTMTGCLVRSYFSAGRPSWYPVAAMAAGIVVTSWVGAWTVAPWGVLGIAAANACGITVTAALLLAGMRRRSVPIRTRPVLAELSRPLRAAAVATLAGACAASIAEAPLTGLVIGATTVLIVFCLLARALGSQGFAPVLQSVRSVTRRLAHGRTH, from the coding sequence GTGACCGCCCAAGCACCGCCTGCGCCGACCGGCCGCACCGTTCGAGGTGTCGGGTCCGCTCGTCCGTCCGCCGCCGGCCCCGCCCCGTCCTCCGTGCTCGCCCCCGTTCCCCCCGCCCGCTCCGCCGAGACCGGCCCGCTCGCCGGGCAGGACACCGAGCTCGCCCCCGTCTCACGCGGGTTCCTCGCCAAGGCCACGCTCGTCACCGCCGTGCTGTCCATCGCCGGTGCGTTGCTCGGACTGGTCCGGGACCAGGCGCTGGCCCGGCTGTTCGGGGCGGGGAGCGAGACCGACGCGTTTCTCGTCGCGTGGACCGTCCCGGAGTTCGCCTCGACGCTGCTGATCGAGGACGGGCTGGCGTTCGCGCTGATCCCGGCGTTCAGTCTGGCACTGGCCCGGCGGGCCCAGGGCGCCCCCGGCGACCCGGTCCGCTCGCTGGTCGCGAGCACCCTGCCCCGGCTGTCGCTCGCCTTCGTCGCAGTGTCCGCGCTGATCGTCGCCACCGCCCCCTACCTCGTGGCGGCACTCGCTCCCGGCCTGCCCGACCCCGCGCTCGCCGTCGACTGCACACGCCTGACCGCCCTGTGCGTACTGGGCTTCGGGTTCACCGGCTACTGCAGCGCGGCCCTGCGCGCCCACCGCCGGTTCCTGGCGCCGGCGGCGATCTACGTGGCGTACAACACCGGCATCATCACGGCGATGTTCGTCCTCGGCGGGCACTGGGGCGTGCGATCGGCGGCGATCGGGGTCGCGGTGGGCAGCGGACTGATGGTCCTCATTCAACTGCCCTCTTTCGTGAGGCAGTTGTGTCGCAAGCGGGTGACCCGGACGGAGCCCGTGGCCAGCACCGAGCGGGCGGTGACCGCCGCCCTCGTCGCGACCGTCCTGCTCTTCGCGCTGTGCCGCCAGTCCCAGGTCCTCATCGAGCGCTTCCTCGCCTCGACCCTCCCCGCCGGCGCCATCTCGCACCTGAACTACGCGCAGAAGGTCGCCCAGATCCCGATGACGCTGTCGCTGATGCTGTGCACGGTCACCTTCCCGGTGGTCGCCCGCGCCCTCGCCGACGGGGACGTCGAGCGAGCCCGCAACCGGGTCGAACGGGACCTGGCGCTCGCGGCCTGCATGGTGCTGCTCGGCGCCGCCACGGTGATCGCGTGCGCCCCGCAGATCATCGAACTCCTCTTCCAGCGGGGCGCGTTCACCGCCCGGGACACGGCGGCCACGGCGGACGTGATGCGGGTGTACGCCCTCGGACTGCTCGGCCAGACCATGACCGGCTGCCTGGTCCGCTCGTACTTCTCGGCGGGCCGGCCCAGCTGGTACCCGGTCGCCGCGATGGCCGCCGGGATCGTCGTGACCTCCTGGGTCGGCGCCTGGACCGTGGCCCCCTGGGGCGTCCTCGGCATCGCCGCCGCCAACGCCTGCGGCATCACCGTCACGGCCGCCCTGCTGCTCGCCGGGATGCGCCGCCGCAGCGTCCCGATCCGCACCCGGCCGGTGCTGGCCGAGCTGAGCAGACCGCTACGGGCGGCGGCGGTCGCGACCCTGGCGGGCGCCTGTGCCGCGAGCATCGCAGAAGCCCCCCTGACCGGCCTGGTCATCGGCGCGACGACCGTCCTCATCGTCTTCTGCCTGCTCGCCCGGGCTCTCGGCTCCCAGGGCTTCGCCCCCGTCCTCCAGTCCGTCCGCTCCGTCACACGAAGGCTCGCTCATGGCCGCACCCATTGA
- a CDS encoding GNAT family N-acetyltransferase → MTYTTDLVTDERAFAELGPEWAGLYRRCEAATPFQSHAWLHSWWLSYGRPGRLRLVLVRHEGELVAAAPLMRVGRPVPSLVPLGGAISDYGDVLLDDACDEEAVAALTGGLARAARTALVDFREVRPGGAAERIYDHWSGPRRRVGDSVCLELPAVPMDELVARLPSTKAQQRVRAKLRKLAALGVERHVVRPDEVDSALRRLIELHQLQWQGRKVTSEHLRPRFCDHLVRSVGPMVRSGDAVVTEFRLDDDVVAVDLTLLSRRLAGGYLYGAHPRLRERKADVAVMLLDACAEHTREAGPGTLSLLRGNEPYKHHWRPEPVLNQRLLLARKRTAPLLGAVVCDVAARRRGKELLLRWKERRERAGGGRS, encoded by the coding sequence GTGACGTACACGACCGACCTCGTCACCGACGAGCGGGCCTTCGCCGAACTGGGCCCGGAGTGGGCCGGGTTGTACCGCAGGTGCGAGGCCGCGACCCCGTTCCAGAGCCACGCCTGGCTGCACTCCTGGTGGCTGTCGTACGGCAGGCCCGGCCGGCTCAGGCTGGTGCTGGTCCGGCACGAGGGCGAGCTGGTCGCCGCGGCCCCGCTGATGCGGGTGGGCCGCCCGGTGCCGTCCCTCGTGCCCCTGGGCGGCGCGATCTCCGACTACGGCGACGTGCTGCTGGACGACGCCTGCGACGAGGAGGCGGTGGCCGCGCTCACCGGGGGCCTGGCCCGGGCCGCCCGCACCGCGCTGGTCGACTTCCGCGAGGTGCGCCCGGGCGGCGCGGCCGAGCGGATCTACGACCACTGGAGCGGGCCCCGGCGCCGGGTCGGCGACTCGGTGTGCCTGGAGCTGCCCGCCGTACCGATGGACGAGCTGGTTGCCCGGCTGCCGTCCACCAAGGCCCAGCAGCGGGTGCGCGCCAAGCTGCGCAAGCTGGCCGCGCTCGGCGTCGAGCGTCATGTCGTACGGCCGGACGAGGTGGACTCGGCGCTGCGGCGGCTCATCGAGCTGCATCAACTGCAGTGGCAGGGGCGGAAGGTGACGTCGGAGCATCTGCGGCCGCGGTTCTGCGACCACCTGGTGCGCTCGGTCGGGCCGATGGTGCGGTCCGGGGACGCGGTGGTCACCGAGTTCCGGCTGGACGACGACGTGGTGGCCGTGGATCTGACGCTGCTGTCGCGGCGACTGGCGGGCGGCTATCTGTACGGCGCCCATCCGCGGCTGCGGGAGCGCAAGGCGGACGTGGCGGTGATGCTGCTCGACGCGTGCGCCGAGCACACCCGCGAGGCCGGTCCGGGCACGCTGAGCCTGCTGCGCGGCAACGAGCCGTACAAGCACCACTGGCGGCCCGAACCCGTCCTGAACCAGCGGCTGTTGCTGGCCCGGAAGCGCACCGCCCCGCTGCTGGGCGCGGTCGTCTGTGACGTGGCCGCGCGGCGGCGGGGCAAGGAACTGCTGCTGCGCTGGAAGGAGCGGAGGGAGCGTGCCGGTGGCGGCAGGTCCTGA
- a CDS encoding glycosyl hydrolase yields the protein MDSQQRRARAGRLAFIAATVAASAALASGPGFAVGAVGDPPAPTPSVTPVPPVPPVAPVEPVAPVETVEPVAPVEPVAPEAMPAFGAYLDYGPRGVTRMAELSRWLGNADLRVGHTYLPGDRWSNIEGRPNFLETWAGWRNERADRMFVLNVPMLERNEDHVSDAEVRLLLRRGAAGQFDEHYRTLARRLVDLKVPDTVIVLGWEMNGITYTHRCGPDPASWKKYWNRIVTTMRSVPGQKFKFDFTPTRGRDAVPWTECYPGDDTVDIVGMDSYDQPSGLTFDQQVKEPYGLQEHVDFAKAHKKPISYPEWGLFRNGDNPEYMKRMLAWMDEHKPLYNTLTDYCPHGVWQCEDNPKASEVYRSVLFGRTGEPTTEPTKPTEPTTPPTEPTKPPTTPPAPTTPPNCSPVELGEWVEYWIGGKLCLRFDWFSRHR from the coding sequence ATGGACTCACAGCAGAGACGGGCTCGTGCCGGACGGCTGGCGTTCATCGCGGCGACAGTGGCCGCGTCGGCCGCCCTGGCGTCGGGTCCGGGTTTCGCCGTGGGGGCGGTCGGAGATCCTCCCGCTCCGACGCCCTCGGTCACGCCCGTGCCACCCGTTCCGCCCGTGGCGCCGGTCGAACCGGTCGCACCCGTGGAGACGGTGGAGCCCGTCGCACCCGTCGAGCCGGTCGCGCCCGAGGCCATGCCCGCCTTCGGCGCCTACCTCGACTACGGCCCCCGGGGCGTGACCCGCATGGCCGAGCTCAGCCGCTGGCTGGGCAACGCCGACCTGCGCGTCGGCCACACCTATCTGCCCGGCGACCGCTGGAGCAACATCGAGGGCAGGCCCAACTTCCTGGAGACCTGGGCCGGGTGGCGCAACGAACGCGCCGACCGGATGTTCGTCCTCAACGTCCCCATGCTGGAGCGCAACGAGGACCACGTCTCCGACGCCGAGGTCCGTCTCCTGCTGCGCCGGGGCGCGGCCGGCCAGTTCGACGAGCACTACCGCACCCTCGCCCGGCGCCTGGTCGACCTGAAGGTGCCGGACACGGTGATCGTGCTCGGCTGGGAGATGAACGGCATCACGTACACCCATCGCTGCGGTCCGGACCCGGCGTCCTGGAAGAAGTACTGGAACCGGATCGTCACCACCATGCGGTCGGTCCCGGGCCAGAAGTTCAAGTTCGACTTCACCCCCACCCGCGGCCGGGACGCCGTTCCGTGGACCGAGTGCTATCCCGGGGACGACACCGTCGACATCGTCGGCATGGATTCCTACGACCAGCCGTCGGGCCTCACTTTCGACCAGCAGGTCAAGGAGCCCTACGGTCTCCAGGAACACGTCGATTTCGCCAAGGCGCACAAGAAGCCCATCTCGTATCCCGAATGGGGGCTTTTCCGCAACGGCGACAATCCCGAGTACATGAAGCGCATGCTCGCCTGGATGGACGAGCACAAGCCGCTGTACAACACGCTGACCGACTACTGCCCGCACGGTGTGTGGCAGTGCGAGGACAACCCCAAGGCGTCCGAGGTCTACCGGTCGGTGCTCTTCGGCCGCACCGGTGAGCCGACCACGGAGCCGACCAAGCCCACCGAACCGACCACACCGCCCACCGAGCCGACGAAGCCGCCCACCACGCCGCCCGCTCCGACGACCCCGCCGAACTGCTCGCCCGTGGAGCTGGGCGAGTGGGTGGAGTACTGGATCGGCGGGAAGCTGTGCCTGCGCTTCGACTGGTTCTCGCGCCACCGGTAG
- a CDS encoding O-antigen ligase family protein, with translation MPPVLPVLAVVALLALPLGPGGEGGAGPADAVSALVVLYCVLRLVRERRRPLSGTAAVLLGLPVAGLAVAAMGASSAGAGLTGMGRYLQIFVLVPAAVLLLIRGRADFRLLAWAFVGLALGQGALGVHQFLTGTGASYQGEEIRAVGTFGAQDVMGMATVVSFGLVCAVGLALGLNPLRQRIVAACCALALLVPLALSFSRGAWIATVVTIVVQLVLAGLRRALKVGAVVAALGVILVGGFGVGSAMLQERVDSITQVTDAPDQSVTDRYTMWAAAVGMWREHPLTGVGLKGFPEHRDAHASLALSAGSDTEGAGAAFRRQPLLSPHNMYLLILAEQGLIGLLALAGGWLALLVCGLRRLLRARRRSGSGLDCGLVACGLLVWQLTDFAYADIGGPSTVLTAVCLGLTAWWSLSSPAPAPRTAPSPPLREPAEKATLR, from the coding sequence ATGCCCCCGGTGCTACCGGTGTTAGCGGTGGTCGCCCTGCTCGCGCTGCCGCTCGGTCCTGGCGGTGAGGGCGGCGCGGGGCCCGCCGACGCGGTCTCCGCACTGGTGGTGCTGTACTGCGTGCTGCGGCTCGTACGGGAGCGGCGGCGGCCCCTGTCCGGTACGGCCGCGGTGCTGCTGGGCCTGCCGGTGGCCGGGCTGGCCGTGGCCGCGATGGGGGCCTCGTCCGCCGGAGCCGGGCTCACCGGCATGGGCCGCTACCTCCAGATCTTCGTGCTGGTCCCCGCGGCCGTGCTGCTGCTGATCCGGGGCCGGGCCGACTTCCGGCTGCTGGCCTGGGCGTTCGTGGGGCTCGCGCTGGGGCAGGGGGCGCTCGGGGTGCACCAGTTCCTGACCGGGACCGGCGCCTCCTACCAGGGCGAGGAGATCCGGGCGGTCGGCACCTTCGGCGCGCAGGACGTGATGGGCATGGCGACCGTCGTGTCCTTCGGACTGGTGTGCGCGGTGGGTCTCGCGCTCGGCCTCAATCCCCTACGGCAACGGATTGTTGCCGCCTGCTGCGCGCTCGCGCTGCTGGTGCCCCTGGCGTTGTCCTTCAGCCGGGGCGCGTGGATCGCGACCGTGGTGACGATCGTGGTGCAGCTGGTGCTGGCCGGGCTGCGGCGGGCGCTGAAGGTGGGGGCCGTGGTGGCCGCCCTGGGCGTGATCCTCGTCGGCGGTTTCGGGGTCGGTTCGGCGATGCTGCAGGAGCGGGTCGACAGCATCACGCAGGTCACCGACGCGCCCGACCAGTCCGTCACCGACCGCTACACCATGTGGGCGGCGGCGGTCGGGATGTGGCGCGAACACCCGCTGACCGGTGTGGGGTTGAAGGGCTTCCCCGAGCACCGGGACGCGCACGCCTCGCTGGCGCTGTCCGCGGGCAGCGACACGGAGGGCGCGGGCGCCGCGTTCCGCAGGCAGCCGCTGCTGTCCCCGCACAACATGTACCTGCTGATCCTCGCCGAGCAGGGCCTGATCGGGCTGCTGGCCCTCGCGGGCGGCTGGCTCGCGCTGCTGGTGTGCGGGCTGCGGCGGCTGCTGCGGGCACGGCGGCGGTCGGGGTCGGGCCTGGACTGCGGGCTGGTCGCCTGCGGGCTGCTCGTCTGGCAGTTGACCGACTTCGCCTACGCCGACATCGGCGGCCCCTCGACCGTACTGACGGCGGTGTGCCTCGGCCTGACGGCATGGTGGTCCCTGTCCTCACCCGCCCCGGCACCCCGGACCGCTCCCAGCCCCCCGCTCCGCGAACCGGCCGAGAAGGCCACGCTCCGATGA